In Vigna unguiculata cultivar IT97K-499-35 chromosome 3, ASM411807v1, whole genome shotgun sequence, a single genomic region encodes these proteins:
- the LOC114176505 gene encoding phosphate transporter PHO1 homolog 3-like isoform X2: MKFGKEFAAQMVPEWQQAYMNYGYLKSLLKDIILHKQRNKGHSSGSSSGLKRKLSLHRTFSGLTQRHYQPLSPDQDIENQPILVHSVLREGHEKYETTFLMASEEGGEYELVYFRRLDDEFNKVVSFYMSKVEEVMKEAAELNKQMDALVAFRVKVQNPTQSFDCSVEMTRLASDVSASTTVLHANTPRGVQLNRRISTVIEDIKEEGSSHDGHLEKFDNDDKDKVIETTNKKVEVQNKKKNIRPIKPIKPASVEILNRVQLNNTHETPRSTIRGIIKYPGQAELNFTKENLSKVEETLKRAFIEFYNKLRLLKNYTFLNVMAFSKIMKKYDKITSRGAAKAYMKMVDSSCLGSSDEFTRLMERVENVFIKHFSNSNRNKGMRILRPKPKRERHRITFSMGFSAGCTVALTVALILIVRTRKIMDHSGSSKYMEIMFPLYSLFGFVVLHMLMYAANIYFWRRYRVNHSFIFGFKQGTDLGYNEVLLLSFVLAALALTSVLVNLDMQIDPVTKDYKLFTELLPLILVLIVIAILLCPLNIVYRSSRVFFLTCVFHCICAPLYKVTLPDFFMADQFTSQVQALRSFEFYICYYGWGDFKQRETNCKSTRVFIAFSFIVAVIPYWSRFLQCVRRLFEEKDMMQGYNGLKYFLTIAAVCLRTADNLDGGRRWKVMAWIFSISTAIFSTYWDIVIDWGLLQRHSRNRWLRDKLLIPQKSVYFAAMVLNVLLRFAWLQTILNFNFYFLHRQAMISIVASLEIIRRGMWNFFRVENEHLNNVGKYRAFKSVPLPFNYDDDDDDDEDGDKNE, encoded by the exons atgaagtttggGAAGGAATTTGCTGCACAAATGGTACCAGAATGGCAGCAAGCATACATGAATTATGGGTACCTGAAATCCCTCTTGAAAGATATCATACTTCACAAGCAGAGAAACAAGGGTCATTCCAGTGGCAGCTCATCAGGTCTAAAGCGAAAGTTATCACTCCACAGAACTTTCAGTGGCCTCACACAGAGGCACTACCAACCCTTGAGCCCCGACCAGGACATTGAGAACCAACCCATTTTGGTGCACTCAGTGCTGCGTGAGGGtcatgaaaaatatgaaactaCCTTTCTCATGGCTTCAGAAGAAGGTGGAGAGTACGAGTTGGTGTACTTTAGGAGGCTTGATGATGAGTTCAACAAAGTGGTGAGCTTCTATATGTCCAAAGTTGAAGAAGTAATGAAGGAAGCAGCTGAGTTGAACAAGCAAATGGATGCTTTGGTCGCATTCAGGGTAAAAGTTCAGAATCCAACTCAGTCATTTGATTGCTCAGTTGAGATGACTCGTCTTGCTTCTGATGTGTCTGCTTCAACCACAGTTTTGCATGCTAATACACCCAGGGGGGTCCAGCTCAACA GAAGGATTTCCACGGTAATTGAAGATATCAAAGAGGAAGGAAGTTCCCATGATGGACATTTAGAGAAGTTTGACAATGATGACAAAGATAAAGTGATTGAAACTACCAACAAAAAAGTTGAAGTACAaaacaagaagaagaatatCAGACCAATCAAACCCATCAAACCTGCTTCTGTGGAAATACTTAATCGAGTGCAGCTAAATAATACACATGAGACTCCTCGTTCAACTATAAGAGGCATTATCAAATACCCTGGCCAAGCAGAGTTAAATTTCACCAAGGAAAATTTGAGCAAAGTAGAAGAAACACTCAAACGGGCTTTCATTGAGTTTTATAACAAGCTTCGGCTTCTAAAGAACTACAC ATTTCTGAATGTGATGGCATTTTCAAAGATAATGAAGAAATATGACAAG ATCACATCAAGAGGTGCAGCAAAAGCTTACATGAAAATGGTTGATAGCTCCTGCCTTGGGAGCTCTGATGAG TTCACCAGGCTTATGGAGAGGGTGGAAAATGTATTCATTAAGCACTTTTCCAACTCAAATCGAAATAAAGGAATGCGCATCCTGCGACCTAAACCAAAGAGAGAAAGGCACAGGATTACATTTTCCATGG GTTTTTCTGCTGGATGCACTGTTGCTCTAACAGTGGCGCTTATTCTAATTGTCCGTACGCGTAAAATCATGGATCATTCAGGAAGTAGCAAATACATGGAAATCATGTTTCCTCTTTACAG CTTATTTGGATTTGTAGTTCTACACATGCTGATGTATGCTGCTAATATATACTTCTGGAGGCGATACAGAGTGAACCATTCATTCATATTTGGTTTTAAGCAAGGCACTGACTTAGGCTACAATGAAGTCCTTCTCCTTAGTTTTGTTCTGGCAGCATTGGCACTAACCAGCGTGCTTGTAAATCTAGACATGCAAATAGATCCTGTGACAAAAGATTACAAATTATTCACTGAACTTTTGCCCCTTATCTTGGTTCTA ATTGTGATTGCCATTTTATTATGCCCATTAAACATCGTATATCGATCAAGCCGAGTGTTCTTTCTTACATGTGTGTTTCACTGCATCTGTGCTCCTCTATACAAG GTCACACTGCCAGATTTCTTCATGGCCGATCAATTTACAAGCCAG GTTCAAGCCTTGAGAAGTTTTGAGTTCTACATATGCTACTATGGTTGGGGTGACTTCAAACAAAGAGAAACAAATTGCAAGTCCACAAGGGTATTCATAGCTTTCTCATTCATTGTCGCTGTGATTCCATACTGGTCTCGCTTTCTTCAG TGCGTAAGGCGCCTGTTCGAGGAGAAAGATATGATGCAAGGATATAACGGGTTGAAGTATTTCCTCACTATTGCAGCTGTTTGCCTCAGAACAGCTGATAATCTTGATGGAGGAAGGCGTTGGAAAGTGATGGCCTGGATATTCTCAATATCCACAGCCATTTTCTCCACATATTGGGACATAGTCATAGATTGGGGCCTCCTCCAAAGACATTCCAGGAACCGATGGCTCAGAGACAAACTCTTAATCCCTCAGAAAAGTGTTTATTTCGCAGCTATG GTGCTGAATGTCTTATTAAGGTTTGCATGGTTACAAACAATATTGAATTTCAACTTCTACTTCTTGCATAGACAAGCCATGATCAGCATTGTTGCCAGCTTAGAGATCATTCGTCGTGGCATGTGGAACTTCTTTAG GGTGGAGAATGAGCATTTGAACAATGTTGGAAAGTACCGTGCATTCAAGTCTGTGCCTCTACCCTTCAACTacgacgatgatgatgatgatgatgaagatggaGATAAGAATGAGTGA
- the LOC114176505 gene encoding phosphate transporter PHO1 homolog 3-like isoform X3, translated as MKFGKEFAAQMVPEWQQAYMNYGYLKSLLKDIILHKQRNKGHSSGSSSGLKRKLSLHRTFSGLTQRHYQPLSPDQDIENQPILVHSVLREGHEKYETTFLMASEEGGEYELVYFRRLDDEFNKVVSFYMSKVEEVMKEAAELNKQMDALVAFRVKVQNPTQSFDCSVEMTRLASDVSASTTVLHANTPRGVQLNRRISTVIEDIKEEGSSHDGHLEKFDNDDKDKVIETTNKKVEVQNKKKNIRPIKPIKPASVEILNRVQLNNTHETPRSTIRGIIKYPGQAELNFTKENLSKVEETLKRAFIEFYNKLRLLKNYTFLNVMAFSKIMKKYDKITSRGAAKAYMKMVDSSCLGSSDEFTRLMERVENVFIKHFSNSNRNKGMRILRPKPKRERHRITFSMGFSAGCTVALTVALILIVRTRKIMDHSGSSKYMEIMFPLYSLFGFVVLHMLMYAANIYFWRRYRVNHSFIFGFKQGTDLGYNEVLLLSFVLAALALTSVLVNLDMQIDPVTKDYKLFTELLPLILVLVRLLHYHIKFVIEFFFLKLRSEFIFTLQIVIAILLCPLNIVYRSSRVFFLTCVFHCICAPLYKVTLPDFFMADQFTSQVQALRSFEFYICYYGWGDFKQRETNCKSTRVFIAFSFIVAVIPYWSRFLQCVRRLFEEKDMMQGYNGLKYFLTIAAVCLRTADNLDGGRRWKVMAWIFSISTAIFSTYWDIVIDWGLLQRHSRNRWLRDKLLIPQKSVYFAAMTSHDQHCCQLRDHSSWHVELL; from the exons atgaagtttggGAAGGAATTTGCTGCACAAATGGTACCAGAATGGCAGCAAGCATACATGAATTATGGGTACCTGAAATCCCTCTTGAAAGATATCATACTTCACAAGCAGAGAAACAAGGGTCATTCCAGTGGCAGCTCATCAGGTCTAAAGCGAAAGTTATCACTCCACAGAACTTTCAGTGGCCTCACACAGAGGCACTACCAACCCTTGAGCCCCGACCAGGACATTGAGAACCAACCCATTTTGGTGCACTCAGTGCTGCGTGAGGGtcatgaaaaatatgaaactaCCTTTCTCATGGCTTCAGAAGAAGGTGGAGAGTACGAGTTGGTGTACTTTAGGAGGCTTGATGATGAGTTCAACAAAGTGGTGAGCTTCTATATGTCCAAAGTTGAAGAAGTAATGAAGGAAGCAGCTGAGTTGAACAAGCAAATGGATGCTTTGGTCGCATTCAGGGTAAAAGTTCAGAATCCAACTCAGTCATTTGATTGCTCAGTTGAGATGACTCGTCTTGCTTCTGATGTGTCTGCTTCAACCACAGTTTTGCATGCTAATACACCCAGGGGGGTCCAGCTCAACA GAAGGATTTCCACGGTAATTGAAGATATCAAAGAGGAAGGAAGTTCCCATGATGGACATTTAGAGAAGTTTGACAATGATGACAAAGATAAAGTGATTGAAACTACCAACAAAAAAGTTGAAGTACAaaacaagaagaagaatatCAGACCAATCAAACCCATCAAACCTGCTTCTGTGGAAATACTTAATCGAGTGCAGCTAAATAATACACATGAGACTCCTCGTTCAACTATAAGAGGCATTATCAAATACCCTGGCCAAGCAGAGTTAAATTTCACCAAGGAAAATTTGAGCAAAGTAGAAGAAACACTCAAACGGGCTTTCATTGAGTTTTATAACAAGCTTCGGCTTCTAAAGAACTACAC ATTTCTGAATGTGATGGCATTTTCAAAGATAATGAAGAAATATGACAAG ATCACATCAAGAGGTGCAGCAAAAGCTTACATGAAAATGGTTGATAGCTCCTGCCTTGGGAGCTCTGATGAG TTCACCAGGCTTATGGAGAGGGTGGAAAATGTATTCATTAAGCACTTTTCCAACTCAAATCGAAATAAAGGAATGCGCATCCTGCGACCTAAACCAAAGAGAGAAAGGCACAGGATTACATTTTCCATGG GTTTTTCTGCTGGATGCACTGTTGCTCTAACAGTGGCGCTTATTCTAATTGTCCGTACGCGTAAAATCATGGATCATTCAGGAAGTAGCAAATACATGGAAATCATGTTTCCTCTTTACAG CTTATTTGGATTTGTAGTTCTACACATGCTGATGTATGCTGCTAATATATACTTCTGGAGGCGATACAGAGTGAACCATTCATTCATATTTGGTTTTAAGCAAGGCACTGACTTAGGCTACAATGAAGTCCTTCTCCTTAGTTTTGTTCTGGCAGCATTGGCACTAACCAGCGTGCTTGTAAATCTAGACATGCAAATAGATCCTGTGACAAAAGATTACAAATTATTCACTGAACTTTTGCCCCTTATCTTGGTTCTAGTAAGGCTATTACACTATCACATTAAGTTTGTcatagagtttttttttctaaagttacGTAGTGAATTCATTTTTACTCTGCAGATTGTGATTGCCATTTTATTATGCCCATTAAACATCGTATATCGATCAAGCCGAGTGTTCTTTCTTACATGTGTGTTTCACTGCATCTGTGCTCCTCTATACAAG GTCACACTGCCAGATTTCTTCATGGCCGATCAATTTACAAGCCAG GTTCAAGCCTTGAGAAGTTTTGAGTTCTACATATGCTACTATGGTTGGGGTGACTTCAAACAAAGAGAAACAAATTGCAAGTCCACAAGGGTATTCATAGCTTTCTCATTCATTGTCGCTGTGATTCCATACTGGTCTCGCTTTCTTCAG TGCGTAAGGCGCCTGTTCGAGGAGAAAGATATGATGCAAGGATATAACGGGTTGAAGTATTTCCTCACTATTGCAGCTGTTTGCCTCAGAACAGCTGATAATCTTGATGGAGGAAGGCGTTGGAAAGTGATGGCCTGGATATTCTCAATATCCACAGCCATTTTCTCCACATATTGGGACATAGTCATAGATTGGGGCCTCCTCCAAAGACATTCCAGGAACCGATGGCTCAGAGACAAACTCTTAATCCCTCAGAAAAGTGTTTATTTCGCAGCTATG ACAAGCCATGATCAGCATTGTTGCCAGCTTAGAGATCATTCGTCGTGGCATGTGGAACTTCTTTAG
- the LOC114176505 gene encoding phosphate transporter PHO1 homolog 3-like isoform X1, with product MKFGKEFAAQMVPEWQQAYMNYGYLKSLLKDIILHKQRNKGHSSGSSSGLKRKLSLHRTFSGLTQRHYQPLSPDQDIENQPILVHSVLREGHEKYETTFLMASEEGGEYELVYFRRLDDEFNKVVSFYMSKVEEVMKEAAELNKQMDALVAFRVKVQNPTQSFDCSVEMTRLASDVSASTTVLHANTPRGVQLNRRISTVIEDIKEEGSSHDGHLEKFDNDDKDKVIETTNKKVEVQNKKKNIRPIKPIKPASVEILNRVQLNNTHETPRSTIRGIIKYPGQAELNFTKENLSKVEETLKRAFIEFYNKLRLLKNYTFLNVMAFSKIMKKYDKITSRGAAKAYMKMVDSSCLGSSDEFTRLMERVENVFIKHFSNSNRNKGMRILRPKPKRERHRITFSMGFSAGCTVALTVALILIVRTRKIMDHSGSSKYMEIMFPLYSLFGFVVLHMLMYAANIYFWRRYRVNHSFIFGFKQGTDLGYNEVLLLSFVLAALALTSVLVNLDMQIDPVTKDYKLFTELLPLILVLVRLLHYHIKFVIEFFFLKLRSEFIFTLQIVIAILLCPLNIVYRSSRVFFLTCVFHCICAPLYKVTLPDFFMADQFTSQVQALRSFEFYICYYGWGDFKQRETNCKSTRVFIAFSFIVAVIPYWSRFLQCVRRLFEEKDMMQGYNGLKYFLTIAAVCLRTADNLDGGRRWKVMAWIFSISTAIFSTYWDIVIDWGLLQRHSRNRWLRDKLLIPQKSVYFAAMVLNVLLRFAWLQTILNFNFYFLHRQAMISIVASLEIIRRGMWNFFRVENEHLNNVGKYRAFKSVPLPFNYDDDDDDDEDGDKNE from the exons atgaagtttggGAAGGAATTTGCTGCACAAATGGTACCAGAATGGCAGCAAGCATACATGAATTATGGGTACCTGAAATCCCTCTTGAAAGATATCATACTTCACAAGCAGAGAAACAAGGGTCATTCCAGTGGCAGCTCATCAGGTCTAAAGCGAAAGTTATCACTCCACAGAACTTTCAGTGGCCTCACACAGAGGCACTACCAACCCTTGAGCCCCGACCAGGACATTGAGAACCAACCCATTTTGGTGCACTCAGTGCTGCGTGAGGGtcatgaaaaatatgaaactaCCTTTCTCATGGCTTCAGAAGAAGGTGGAGAGTACGAGTTGGTGTACTTTAGGAGGCTTGATGATGAGTTCAACAAAGTGGTGAGCTTCTATATGTCCAAAGTTGAAGAAGTAATGAAGGAAGCAGCTGAGTTGAACAAGCAAATGGATGCTTTGGTCGCATTCAGGGTAAAAGTTCAGAATCCAACTCAGTCATTTGATTGCTCAGTTGAGATGACTCGTCTTGCTTCTGATGTGTCTGCTTCAACCACAGTTTTGCATGCTAATACACCCAGGGGGGTCCAGCTCAACA GAAGGATTTCCACGGTAATTGAAGATATCAAAGAGGAAGGAAGTTCCCATGATGGACATTTAGAGAAGTTTGACAATGATGACAAAGATAAAGTGATTGAAACTACCAACAAAAAAGTTGAAGTACAaaacaagaagaagaatatCAGACCAATCAAACCCATCAAACCTGCTTCTGTGGAAATACTTAATCGAGTGCAGCTAAATAATACACATGAGACTCCTCGTTCAACTATAAGAGGCATTATCAAATACCCTGGCCAAGCAGAGTTAAATTTCACCAAGGAAAATTTGAGCAAAGTAGAAGAAACACTCAAACGGGCTTTCATTGAGTTTTATAACAAGCTTCGGCTTCTAAAGAACTACAC ATTTCTGAATGTGATGGCATTTTCAAAGATAATGAAGAAATATGACAAG ATCACATCAAGAGGTGCAGCAAAAGCTTACATGAAAATGGTTGATAGCTCCTGCCTTGGGAGCTCTGATGAG TTCACCAGGCTTATGGAGAGGGTGGAAAATGTATTCATTAAGCACTTTTCCAACTCAAATCGAAATAAAGGAATGCGCATCCTGCGACCTAAACCAAAGAGAGAAAGGCACAGGATTACATTTTCCATGG GTTTTTCTGCTGGATGCACTGTTGCTCTAACAGTGGCGCTTATTCTAATTGTCCGTACGCGTAAAATCATGGATCATTCAGGAAGTAGCAAATACATGGAAATCATGTTTCCTCTTTACAG CTTATTTGGATTTGTAGTTCTACACATGCTGATGTATGCTGCTAATATATACTTCTGGAGGCGATACAGAGTGAACCATTCATTCATATTTGGTTTTAAGCAAGGCACTGACTTAGGCTACAATGAAGTCCTTCTCCTTAGTTTTGTTCTGGCAGCATTGGCACTAACCAGCGTGCTTGTAAATCTAGACATGCAAATAGATCCTGTGACAAAAGATTACAAATTATTCACTGAACTTTTGCCCCTTATCTTGGTTCTAGTAAGGCTATTACACTATCACATTAAGTTTGTcatagagtttttttttctaaagttacGTAGTGAATTCATTTTTACTCTGCAGATTGTGATTGCCATTTTATTATGCCCATTAAACATCGTATATCGATCAAGCCGAGTGTTCTTTCTTACATGTGTGTTTCACTGCATCTGTGCTCCTCTATACAAG GTCACACTGCCAGATTTCTTCATGGCCGATCAATTTACAAGCCAG GTTCAAGCCTTGAGAAGTTTTGAGTTCTACATATGCTACTATGGTTGGGGTGACTTCAAACAAAGAGAAACAAATTGCAAGTCCACAAGGGTATTCATAGCTTTCTCATTCATTGTCGCTGTGATTCCATACTGGTCTCGCTTTCTTCAG TGCGTAAGGCGCCTGTTCGAGGAGAAAGATATGATGCAAGGATATAACGGGTTGAAGTATTTCCTCACTATTGCAGCTGTTTGCCTCAGAACAGCTGATAATCTTGATGGAGGAAGGCGTTGGAAAGTGATGGCCTGGATATTCTCAATATCCACAGCCATTTTCTCCACATATTGGGACATAGTCATAGATTGGGGCCTCCTCCAAAGACATTCCAGGAACCGATGGCTCAGAGACAAACTCTTAATCCCTCAGAAAAGTGTTTATTTCGCAGCTATG GTGCTGAATGTCTTATTAAGGTTTGCATGGTTACAAACAATATTGAATTTCAACTTCTACTTCTTGCATAGACAAGCCATGATCAGCATTGTTGCCAGCTTAGAGATCATTCGTCGTGGCATGTGGAACTTCTTTAG GGTGGAGAATGAGCATTTGAACAATGTTGGAAAGTACCGTGCATTCAAGTCTGTGCCTCTACCCTTCAACTacgacgatgatgatgatgatgatgaagatggaGATAAGAATGAGTGA
- the LOC114176125 gene encoding LOW QUALITY PROTEIN: phosphate transporter PHO1 homolog 3-like (The sequence of the model RefSeq protein was modified relative to this genomic sequence to represent the inferred CDS: inserted 1 base in 1 codon): MKFGKEYKAQMVPEWQEAYMDYNFLKSQLKQIQRFRQSRKAPPATPRGLRRKLTLYRAFSGLTNRQYQPLSPSGDIESQHIAVQTVKRGGSERYETTFLMSSDEGXEYELVYFKRLDDELNKVEKFYRGKVEEVMKEAAMLNKQMDALIAFRIKVENPSASFHRSLEMTRLASDVASSTAVLSASTPRGAKLNRKASMIMEVIEEGSTHHEQSDDSNEDDQEQVKETAKSKVEEKKPNNLRVTRPAPLEVLDRVQLNHTFETPRSTIKGVLNFPGQTELQFSRKNLNKVEEQLQRSFIEFYRKLRLLKSFSFLNTMAFSKIMKKYDKITTRDAAKAYMKMVDNTQFGNSDEVTKLMDRVEKTFTKHFYNSNRNKAMNILRPKAKRERHRVTFSMGFLAGCTAALVLALVLIVRTRKILDHSGSTKYMESLFPLHSLYGFVVLHLLMYAADIYFWRRYRVNHSFIFGFKPGTDLGYNQVLMIGFGLAVLALGGVLANLDMQIDPQTKDYETLTELIPLILLLVLIAILLCPINIFYRSSRVFLLVCLFHCICAPLYKVTLPDFFLADQFTSQVQALRSFEFYICYYGWGNFKQRENTCSSSSVFITFSFIVAVIPYWSRFLQCLRRLFEEKDPMQGYNGLKYFLTIIAVCLRIAYSLNNSMVWKVMAWVFSIFAAVASTYWDLVIDWGLLQRRSKNRWLRDKLAIPHKSVYFIAMVLNVLLRFAWLQTVLRFNVSFLHKQAMTTIVACLEIIRRGIWNFFRLENEHLNNVGKYRAFKSVPLPFNYDEDEDKDE, translated from the exons ATGAAGTTTGGAAAAGAATACAAAGCACAGATGGTGCCTGAGTGGCAAGAGGCATACATGGATTACAATTTTCTGAAATCCCAGTTGAAGCAAATCCAACGTTTCAGACAGAGCAGAAAAGCTCCTCCGGCGACACCAAGAGGACTGAGGCGAAAGCTAACGCTGTACAGAGCCTTCAGTGGTCTCACAAACAGACAGTACCAGCCTCTGAGTCCCTCCGGTGACATCGAGAGCCAGCACATCGCGGTGCAGACGGTGAAGCGTGGAGGGTCGGAGAGATACGAAACGACGTTCCTGATGAGCTCCGACGAAG GGGAGTACGAGTTGGTGTACTTCAAGAGACTGGACGATGAGTTGAACAAGGTGGAGAAGTTCTACCGAGGGAAAGTGGAGGAGGTGATGAAGGAAGCTGCAATGCTGAACAAGCAAATGGACGCTTTGATCGCCTTCAGGATCAAAGTTGAGAACCCCAGTGCCTCCTTTCATCGCTCCCTCGAGATGACTCGTCTTGCCTCCGACGTTGCTTCTTCAACCGCTGTTCTCTCTGCTTCCACACCCCGAGGAGCCAAACTCAACA GAAAAGCTTCGATGATTATGGAAGTTATTGAAGAGGGTAGCACTCATCATGAACAATCAGATGATTCTAATGAGgatgatcaagaacaagtaaaAGAAACTGCTAAATCAAAAGTTGAGGAAAAGAAGCCAAACAATCTCAGGGTTACTAGACCAGCTCCTTTGGAAGTACTTGATCGTGTTCAACTGAACCACACCTTTGAAACTCCACGTTCTACTATAAAAGGTGTTCTCAATTTCCCAGGCCAGACAGAACTACAATTCAGCAGAAAAAATCTGAACAAAGTTGAGGAACAGCTTCAACGCTCATTTATTGAATTCTACCGCAAGCTTCGCCTTCTCAAGAGCTTTAG CTTTCTAAATACCATGGCATTTTCAAAGATAATGAAGAAATATGATAAG ATCACTACAAGAGATGCAGCTAAAGCTTATATGAAAATGGTGGACAACACCCAATTCGGAAACTCTGATGAG GTCACTAAACTCATGGATAGGGTTGAAAAAACATTCACTAAGCACTTCTACAACTCAAATCGTAATAAAGCCATGAATATCTTAAGACCAAAAGCAAAGAGGGAAAGACACAGAGTTACATTTTCCATGG GTTTCTTAGCAGGATGCACAGCAGCTCTGGTGTTAGCCCTCGTTCTAATCGTTCGTACCAGAAAAATATTGGATCATTCTGGGAGTACAAAGTACATGGAATCCTTGTTCCCACTGCATAG TTTGTATGGATTTGTAGTTCTACACTTGCTGATGTATGCTGCTGATATATACTTCTGGAGACGGTACAGAGTGAACCATTCATTCATATTTGGCTTCAAGCCGGGCACTGACTTAGGCTACAACCAAGTTCTTATGATCGGTTTTGGTCTAGCGGTGTTGGCACTGGGTGGTGTGCTTGCAAACCTAGACATGCAGATTGATCCACAGACAAAAGATTACGAAACACTCACTGAACTCATTCCACTCATCTTGCTTCTT GTTCTGATTGCTATTTTACTGTGCCCCATAAACATCTTTTATCGCTCAAGCAGGGTTTTCCTCCTCGTATGCCTATTTCACTGTATATGTGCACCTCTTTACAAG GTCACACTCCCGGACTTTTTCTTGGCAGATCAATTTACTAGCCAG GTGCAAGCCTTGAGAAGTTTTGAGTTCTACATTTGTTACTACGGGTGGGGTAATTTCAAACAGAGAGAAAACACTTGCAGCTCTAGCAGCGTATTCATCACTTTTTCATTCATCGTGGCTGTTATTCCCTACTGGTCCCGTTTCCTGCAG TGTCTTAGGAGGCTGTTCGAAGAGAAAGATCCAATGCAAGGATATAACGGATTGAAATACTTCCTTACAATTATTGCTGTTTGCCTGAGGATAGCGTATAGTCTTAACAATTCAATGGTGTGGAAAGTGATGGCCTGGGTTTTCTCAATATTTGCAGCAGTTGCTTCTACATATTGGGACCTTGTAATAGACTGGGGCCTTCTGCAGAGACGTTCCAAGAATCGCTGGTTGAGGGACAAACTagcaatccctcataaaagtgtATATTTTATAGCCATG GTCCTTAACGTCTTGTTGAGATTTGCCTGGTTGCAGACAGTCTTGAGATTCAACGTCAGCTTCTTGCATAAACAAGCCATGACTACCATTGTTGCATGTCTAGAGATCATTCGTCGCGGCATATGGAACTTCTTCAG ATTGGAGAATGAGCATTTGAACAATGTTGGCAAGTACCGTGCTTTCAAGTCTGTGCCTCTACCCTTCAATTACgacgaagatgaagataaaGACGAGTGA
- the LOC114176866 gene encoding uncharacterized protein LOC114176866 has protein sequence MSTPAKEDPKLQSDAEAQDLPPDPAGSESPGAEEEEEEGECGFCLFMKGGGCRDAFIAWEKCVQEAETNNDDLLEKCARVTASLKQCMDANSDYYEPILRAEKLAEEQAVAELEKENIVSQQDQKTDHVVEEVATIELLKESQNLSLNESQAPPPSSQDPK, from the exons ATGTCCACGCCTGCGAAGGAAGATCCGAAGCTCCAATCCGATGCGGAAGCGCAGGATCTCCCTCCCGATCCGGCAGGTTCGGAGTCCCCCGGAgcagaggaagaggaagaagaaggagagtGCGGGTTCTGCCTCTTCATGAAAGGGGGCGGCTGCCGCGACGCCTTCATCGCATGGGAGAAGTGCGTCCAAGAAGCGGAGACCAACAACGATGACCTCCTCGAGAAGTGCGCCCGGGTCACCGCCTCGTTGAAGCAGTGTATGGATGCCAACTCCGACTACTACGAGCCCATCCTCCGCGCCGAGAAGCTCGCCGAGGAACAGGCCGTCGCTGAATTGGAAAAGGAAAACATAGTTTCCCAGCAAGACCAAAA GACTGATCATGTCGTTGAGGAAGTGGCCACCATTGAGTTGTTGAAGGAAAGCCAAAATTTGTCGCTTAATGAATCCCAAGCTCCTCCTCCTTCTAGTCAAGACCCAAAGTGA